A genomic window from Pocillopora verrucosa isolate sample1 chromosome 7, ASM3666991v2, whole genome shotgun sequence includes:
- the LOC136282689 gene encoding tetratricopeptide repeat protein 28-like: MDNVEELMATFSMVIGLVVATFFLNTGRGLQAMMLGEECLIFLKSNELKRKTCFQFTMGINMLMFKAACMASSYTSAERYAKELLDMYHASGDTIERGKITLILGKIYQSQNEFEKAKQYYQKAIDVTECTADKQTKAKCYFAMGHLSYSRSEYHKAKKYFENALAITVSYGDRIREATIYGNLGTVVQSLGEYDKAEKYYRKALEIRKKTGDREGEAADYGNLGTLFHSLAEYEKAKEYTEKALAIRKEIGDREGEAADYGNLGSLFHSLGEYEKAKEYTEKALAIRKEIGNREGEAAAYGNLGSLFQSLAEYEKAKEYTEKALAIRKEIGDREGEAADYGNLGTLFHSLGEYEKAKEYTEKALAIRKEIGDRKGEAADYGNLGSLFHSLGEYEKAKEYTEKALAIRKEIGDREGEAADYGNLGSLFHSLGEYEKAKEYSEKALAMRKEIGDRKGEAAGYGNLGTLFQSLAEYEKAKEYTEKALAIRKEIGDRKGEAADYGNLGTLFHSLGEYEKAKEYSEKALAMRKEIGDRKGEAAGYGNLGTLFQSLAEYEKAKEYTEKALAIRKEIGDRKGEAADYGNLGTLFHSLGECEKAKGYTEKALAIRKEIGDREGEAAGYGNLGALFQSLGEYEKAKEYTKKALAIRKEIGDRKGEAADYGNLGTLFHSLGEYKKAKEYTEKALAIRKEIGDRKGEAADYGNLGTLFHSQGEYQKAKEYTEKALAIRKEIGDRKGEAADYGNLGTLFHSLGEYEKAKEYSEKALAIRKEIGDRKGEAADYGNLGSLFQSLCEYEKAKEYTEKALAIRKEIGDREGEAAGYGNLGTLFQSLGEYEKAKEYTEKALAIRKEIGDRKGEAADYGNLGTLFHSLGEYEKAKEYTEKALAIRKEIGDREGEAADYGNLGTLFHSLGEYEKAKEYTEKALAIRKDIGDRKGEFKSLCGLTVLKLAQSNFQEAFSYLLRTIEKFEKLRHFVKDNDYFKISLLEEYGAFPYEILSKLVSVSGNPEDSLYVEELRRARALADLMTAQYSAKQPQFSGDPQLALFCIHDIIKREANCTFVYLSVDDEDVRIWVLKTSGGIIFRRKKGKDSDSFGNAGSLPNPKELFAESFRHFAIPPTENYEDRSLNDEPVLKLSGDVKRSPPSHDETEDMKTCLRLFHKIIIAPVANILKEPEIIIVPDSCMYQVPFAALLDEGGRYLSEKFRIRIVPSLTVLKVIQDSPSNYHSNTGALIVGEPEVREVIYKGKQMILDPLPGARKEAEMIGKMLGVIPLLGKDATKEAVLEQMKSVALIHFAAHGNPDRGEIALSPVSTTKNTPQEEEYLLTMAEVSKVQLRAKLVVLSCCHSGCGEIKVEGVIGIARAFLGSGARSVLVARWALDDESTEQFMKCFFEHLFRGESASESLHEVRKWMRGNPKYSEVKKWATFMLIGDNVTLRKEDIICKVQN; this comes from the exons ATGGACAACGTAGAAGAACTTATGGCAACCTTCTCGATGGTTATTGGGTTAGTGGTTGCTACCTTCTTCCTGAACACTGGTCGTGGTTTACAAGCCATGATGTTAGGCGAAGAATGTTTGATCTTTCTAAAATCTAACGAGCTGAAAAGGAAGACCTGTTTCCAATTTACCATGGGAATCAATATGTTAATGTTCAAGGCGGCTTGCATGGCTTCCAGTTACACATCTGCAGAAAGATATGCCAAGGAACTTCTTGATATGTACCATGCCTCTGGTGACACAATTGAAAGAGGGAAAATAACTTTAATACTGGGAAAGATATATCAGAGCCAAAATGAGtttgaaaaggcaaaacaaTATTATCAGAAGGCAATTGATGTGACAGAATGTACGGCTGACAAACAAACGAAAGCAAAATGTTACTTTGCGATGGGACATTTATCTTATTCGCGTAGTGAATATCACAAAGCTAAGAAGTATTTCGAGAACGCACTGGCAATCACGGTGTCCTATGGTGACAGAATCAGGGAAGCTACCatttacggaaacctaggtacagTCGTTCAGTCACTTGGGGAATACGACAAAGCTGAGAAATATTACAGGAAAGCACttgaaatcaggaaaaaaacTGGCGACAgggagggagaagcagctgactacggaaacttaggaacattgtttcattcactggctgaatacgaaaaggctaaagaatacaccgagaaagcacttgcaatcagaaaggaaattggcgacagagagggagaagcagctgactacggaaacttaggatcattgtttcattcactgggtgaatacgaaaaggctaaagaatacaccgagaaagcacttgcaatcagaaaggaaattggcaacagagagggagaagcagctgcctacggaaacttaggatcattgtttcagtcactggctgaatacgaaaaggctaaagaatacaccgagaaagcacttgcaatcagaaaggaaattggcgacagagagggagaagcagctgactacggaaacttaggaacattgtttcattcactgggtgaatacgaaaaggctaaagaatacaccgagaaagcacttgcaatcagaaaggaaattggcgacagaaagggagaagcagctgactacggaaacttaggatcattgtttcattcactgggtgaatacgaaaaggctaaagaatacaccgagaaagcacttgcaatcagaaaggaaattggcgacagagagggagaagcagctgactacggaaacttaggatcattgtttcattcactgggtgaatacgaaaaggctaaagaatacagcgagaaagcacttgcaatgagaaaggaaattggcgacagaaagggagaagcagctggcTACGggaacttaggaacattgtttcagtcactggctgaatacgaaaaggctaaagaatacaccgagaaagcacttgcaatcagaaaggaaattggcgacagaaagggagaagcagctgactacggaaacttaggaacattgtttcattcactgggtgaatacgaaaaggctaaagaatacagcgagaaagcacttgcaatgagaaaggaaattggcgacagaaagggagaagcagctggcTACGggaacttaggaacattgtttcagtcactggctgaatacgaaaaggctaaagaatacaccgagaaagcacttgcaatcagaaaggaaattggcgacagaaagggagaagcagctgactacggaaacttaggaacattgtttcattcactgggtgaatgCGAAAAGGCTAAAGgatacaccgagaaagcacttgcaatcagaaaggaaattggcgacagagagggagaagcagctggctacggaaacttaggagcattgtttcagtcactgggtgaatacgaaaaggctaaagaatacactaagaaagcacttgcaatcagaaaggaaattggcgacagaaaaggagaagcagctgactacggaaacttaggaacattgtttcattcactgggggaatacaaaaaggctaaagaatacaccgagaaagcacttgcaatcagaaaggaaattggcgacagaaagggagaagcagctgactacggaaacttaggaacattgtttcattcacagGGTGAATaccaaaaggctaaagaatacaccgagaaagcacttgcaatcagaaaggaaattggcgacagaaagggagaagcagctgactacggaaacttaggaacattgtttcattcactgggtgaatacgaaaaggctaaagaatacagcgagaaagcacttgcaatcagaaaggaaattggggacagaaagggagaagcagctgactacggaaacttaggatcattgtttcagtcactgtgtgaatacgaaaaggctaaagaatacaccgagaaagcacttgcaatcagaaaggaaattggcgacagagagggagaagcagctggctacggaaacttaggaacattgtttcagtcactgggtgaatacgaaaaggctaaagaatacaccgagaaagcacttgcaatcagaaaggaaattggcgacagaaaaggagaagcagctgactacggaaacttaggaacattgtttcattcactgggtgaatacgaaaaggctaaagaatacaccgagaaagcacttgcaatcagaaaggaaattggcgacagagagggagaagcagctgactacggaaacttaggaacattgtttcattcactgggtgaatacgaaaaggctaaagaatacaccgagaaagcacttgcaatcagaaaggacattggcgacagaaaaggagaa TTTAAATCTCTTTGTGGTCTAACGGTTTTGAAGTTGGCTCAGTCTAATTTCCAAGAAGCATTTTCGTATCTTTTGAGAACTATTGAAAAATTCGAAAAATTGCGACACTTCGTAAAAGATAATGATTActtcaaaatatctttgttgGAGGAGTATGGTGCCTTTCCCTATGAGATACTCAGTAAATTGGTTTCTGTTTCCGGGAATCCTGAAGATTCCCTTTACGTCGAAGAACTCAGACGGGCAAGAGCTCTAGCGGACTTGATGACGGCTCAATATTCTGCTAAACAGCCCCAGTTTTCAGGTGATCCACAATTGGCATTGTTCTGCATTCATGATATCATTAAAAGAGAAGCAAATTGTACTTTTGTGTACCTTTCGGTTGATGATGAAGATGTACGGATTTGGGTTCTCAAAACAAGCGGAGGGATTATTTTCCGACGCAAAAAGGGAAAGGATTCAGACAGTTTTGGAAATGCCGGCTCACTCCCAAATCCGAAAGAGCTTTTTGCGGAGAGTTTCCGCCACTTTGCCATCCCACCCACAGAGAATTACGAAGATCGCTCTTTAAATGACGAACCTGTTCTAAAGTTATCTGGCGATGTTAAGCGATCGCCTCCATCTCACGATGAAACTGAAGATATGAAAACATGTCTGCGTTTGTTCCACAAAATAATTATCGCTCCCGTGGCCAATATTTTGAAAGAGCCTGAAATTATCATTGTCCCTGACAGCTGCATGTATcaagtgccatttgcagccttaCTTGACGAGGGAGGAAGATATTTGTCTGAAAAATTCAGGATCCGCATCGTTCCTTCGTTGACGGTCCTCAAGGTCATTCAGGATAGTCCTTCAAACTATCACAGTAACACTGGGGCACTGATAGTGGGTGAACCTGAAGTGAGAGAAGTGATTTACAAGGGAAAGCAAATGATCCTTGATCCATTACCAGGTGCaagaaaagaagctgaaatgATTGGAAAAATGCTTGGCGTCATCCCATTGTTAGGGAAAGATGCAACAAAGGAGGCGGTTCTTGAACAGATGAAGTCAGTTGCGTTGATACATTTTGCGGCTCACGGAAATCCCGATCGAGGAGAAATAGCACTTTCCCCCGTCAGTACTACTAAGAATACTCCACAAGAAGAAGAATACCTTTTGACGATGGCTGAAGTATCAAAAGTTCAACTtcgagctaaactggtagttctaagctgttgtcacagtgggtGCGGAGAGATCAAAGTCGAAGGAGTaattggaatcgctcgagcgttcttaggatccggtgctcggtCGGTGTTAGTGGCGCGGTGGGCCTTGGACGACGAATCAACGGAGCAGTTCATGAAATGTTTCTTCGAACACTTGTTCCGTGGTGAgagtgccagtgaatctcttcacgAGGTCAGAAAGTGGATGAGAGGTAACCCCAAGtattctgaagtgaagaaatggGCTACGTTCATGCTGATTGGAGATAACGTCACATTGAG GAAAGAAGACATAATCTGCAAAGTTCAAAACTGA